Genomic DNA from Desulfonema ishimotonii:
ATACAGGCCGTGACCGCCTCCCACCACTCGATATTCCGGGGCAGAATGAGCATCACAACATCCCCCTGTCCGACGCCCTGGGACGCCAGCAGACTGGCAAGCCTCCGGGATGCCCGGGTGAGATCAAGATATGTCTTTTTAACCTCGGTCCCCTCATCGTCTACCCACCACATGGCAAGTTTATCCGGATCTTCGGCCCATTTGTCGATCACATCGGCTGCGAAGTTGAAGTATTCGGGAACTTCAAATCTGAATTCGCTGTAGGTTGCATCGTAGTCCGTCATGTTGTGTGCCTGGCTCATGATCTTCTCTCCTTATTGCCCCTGGTTTTACGATTAATGGCAGCGGTGCGATATTATAGCCAGGAGCGTCCGGAAGAACAGCGCCCCTTTCCCCACTGGTCTCCCATGAAAAACGCCTGCCCCTGTCAACGCCTGTATGCAGGCAGCCCCTCGTTATTGAGCGAGCGATCAGTCGTTATTTTTTCATAAAAATATGAGCGCACATGAACGAGCGCTCAATCAAATAACTGAATTCATTTTACATCTGTAAAAACAGATTTGTCAAATATTTTTTTATCCCCTATCTACAAAATGAATCATCATTGAAAAAAAGAATGGTTATAAAAATCAATAATATCAAAATCTTATTTTAAATAAACTGTTTTACCCATATATTATCGAATTCTTCACCAATGCGTTTCAGAAGACGGGATACACCGACCAGCGCGTCCTTCAGCGCCATCCGTATTGAAAAAAAGAATGGTTATAAAAATCAATAATATCAAAATCTTATTTTAAATAAACTGTTTTACCCATATATTATCGAATTCTTCACCAATGCGTTTCAGAAGACGGGATACACCGACCAGCGCGTCCTTCAGCGCCATCCGTTGCATTTTTTTCAGGCTGTAAGGGTCAATGTAATTATCCGGCAGCCGTCCCTGTTTCATTTTTTTCATATTCTCCGCAATCTGGATCCGTATCAGGGTCTCAAAACTATGCTGAAAAAGCTCTCCGTCTTTCGGGGACAGCCCCCCCCCCTCCACCAGACACTTCAGCCGCCCCAGTGTCGAGGATTCAAAAATCCCGTATTTTATCGATAGTAGCCGCACCGCATTCACCACGGGGATGATGGCCGTTTTTTTAAGATTCATCTCATTTTTATGGATCCCCCGGCTCTCCGTGATAAATGTCCCCAGAAAAGTGATAGGCGGCTGATATCCGGGCGCATCTTCCGAGGCATCGGGATCACTGTTGTCCAGACAAACCGAAAAGGCCTCAAACAGCTCTCTGCGGAAACTCTCGGCCAGCGCCATATTCCCCCAGATGGGGCGGCAGTCCGCCAGAGAGAGAAACAGCCACGTGTCTTCATCTCCGCAGGTTCCGCGCCATTCCCGGACAAGCCGGGTCCACGCTTTCACGGACCGGCGGCAGGTGGCGCTCGTTGCCATCATCCCGTGATCACACCGGCCGAAACCGCACCGCGCCAGCCCATCAACGATCAGGGCCGCAAGCCGCTCAAAATAATCCGTCACCAGCGCATTTTCCGACTCCGGATCCGCGTAGATAATCGCATTGTCCTGATCTGTGCCAAAAACCTGCTCATACCGGGCCGCACTTCCCATATTGACCCAGCAATACTCCACCGGCGGCCCCCCCCACCCGCCCAGTTTCATTTTCTCCTCCGACAGCTGAATAACCCGCCGGGTCAGCCGCTCATGCAGCTCGGACATGACATCAAAAATCTCATGAACCGTCGCCTTCTCCTCCGTCATTGCACCGAGGATATCCCGGATTTCGTGGCTGACAACAGAGAGACCCCGGAGATCCGGCTGGGATTCAATATCCTTTGCCAGCGTCAGCGTGCCTACACTCTGGATCCTGATCAGATCGACCATGGAGACGATCCCCACAAGCTCGCCCCGCTCCATGACAATCAGATGTTTGTTTTTGCTCCGCATCATCGCCACCAGCGCCTGCCCGATAAAGGCCTGGGGCTGGATCTCCATCAGATTGCTGAACATGACATTTTCCACCCGGCACGTCTCAACCGGATAGGTCTGACGGGCAATGAGATACCGGACCAGATTTTTCTCCGTCAGAATCCCGCGCGGCCTGTTCTGCCGGTCCAGTGCGACAACGGCATTGATATCCTTTTCCGCCATAATCCCGGCAGCCGCCGTCACCAGATCATCGGTGCGGCAGGTGATGGCCGGATAGGCCATCACCTCGCTGACCCGCTTCCGGAACTGGCTGGCCCGGATGCCGCTGAGGCCGGCGGAACTCATATAGGACTGCTCCGCCACCAGCTCCTCGTACAGCAGCCGCATCCGCTCCGCCAGCAGGGTATTGAAAAAGCCGCAGAACTCGGGATAGGAATATATGAGCTTCTCCAGATCTTCCCGGAAAACCAGGCAGCAGGTCAGCCGTTTCTTCACCCGCGCGGCCCCGGGATACCGCTGGCGCGACAGCACAACCGTCTCACCGAAAAAATCGTTCTGCCGCTTCAGTCCGATAACCGTCTCTTCCCCCCTGTCATTGCTCACCGTCAGCTCCACCAGGCCGGACACAATGATGTAGAGGGCATCTATGCTGGCATCACCCTGCTTGAACACATAGGTATTGGCGGGATAGGTTCGCACCTCTGTCTTTTCGGCCAGCATTTTAAGAACATCCTCAGCCAGCATTTCAAACGGGTCCGTCCGCATCAGGACATCAAATATTTCTGCGCTATTCATCATTTATACTGTCTGTCAACCTCACAGATTTCAGGATTACCGGCATCGGGAAAGGCAGCGCAACACCGCTCCGCCTTGCTCAGAGCCGAATATGTTTTATTATTGCAGATAAGGCGGACCGACCCGTTTTCACACCGCAATTCCGGCGACCGGTTTCCCATCCGCTGAAAAGCGGTTTACAGGTTATCGGGGAGTTCAGCCCGAACCGCCCCGGTATACCCGCTTGGAAATTCGTCCCCCCTGAAGGCTATTCCAGGACAGGGTGCCGTATTGCGGGTTGATGCACTGGCATCTTAACACGCCTTCTCTGCACAGTTTTTTCATGCCATGATAGCAGAGTAGCGGCTTATTTTGAACACCGATCATAAAAAACAGCTTCTGAAACAAAATTTTCCACAGGCCAAGGCGCACCCGTTTAATTTTTTTTTAGGAATCATTACTGACAAGGGTTGCATCTTTTTCTCAGATGATATATAGAATTTCCCATCTTCACACCACAAACCGGGCAGCCAGACTGTCAGGGCATACCGTAACAGGCTCTTTCCCAAAGTATGCCGGACCAGGTTACGCCTGTCCGTCTGACATTGAAAAATCAGGCATTTAAACAACATTTCGGATTTTATCGAACGAGAGATCAGCAGATTATACCCGGATGGGCATAACTGTGTTTAACTTTCTCAATCAGACAGCCATACATCTGAACACCATTAAATAAGGAGCGTTTATTTTGAAAGGATTTAAAGGAAGCCAGACTGAAAAAAATCTGTTAGCCGCATTTGCAGGAGAATCCCAGGCCCGAAACCGCTATACCTATTTTGCCAGCGCAGCCAAAAAAGAGGGGTATGTCCAGATTTCTGATATTTTTCAGGAAACAGCCAATCAGGAAAAGGAACATGCCAAACGTTTTTTCAAATTCCTTGAGGGCGGGGAAGTGGAGATCGTGGCCGCTTTTCCGGCAGGTGTCGTCGGATCAACCCTGGATAACCTGACTGCGGCGGCGGCCGGGGAACGCCACGAGCATGAAGAGCTTTATCCCGGATTTGCGAAGATCGCCCGTGAGGAGGGATTTGATGCCATCGCAATGGTGCTTGACGCCATCTGCGTTGCCGAAAAACAGCATGAAAAGAGATATGTGGAGCTTGCAGGCAACATCAAGGCGGACCGGGTCTTCAAACGGGAACAGAGTGCGGTCTGGCGCTGCCGGAACTGCGGCTATCTGCACGAAGGGACGGAAGCGCCTCAGATGTGCCCGGCATGTGCCCATCCCCAGGCCCATTTTGAGCTGCTGGGCGAAAACTGGTAATCTTCCGTATTAAATGCTGACGGTTTAACACGGGACGATCACATAAAAAGCCACGGAGCCGGCTTTCGTCTCCGGGCTTTTAAAACCATCAACCCCGAACTCAGGAAAGGAACCTGCAATGGCTGCAAG
This window encodes:
- a CDS encoding DUF294 nucleotidyltransferase-like domain-containing protein, which translates into the protein MMNSAEIFDVLMRTDPFEMLAEDVLKMLAEKTEVRTYPANTYVFKQGDASIDALYIIVSGLVELTVSNDRGEETVIGLKRQNDFFGETVVLSRQRYPGAARVKKRLTCCLVFREDLEKLIYSYPEFCGFFNTLLAERMRLLYEELVAEQSYMSSAGLSGIRASQFRKRVSEVMAYPAITCRTDDLVTAAAGIMAEKDINAVVALDRQNRPRGILTEKNLVRYLIARQTYPVETCRVENVMFSNLMEIQPQAFIGQALVAMMRSKNKHLIVMERGELVGIVSMVDLIRIQSVGTLTLAKDIESQPDLRGLSVVSHEIRDILGAMTEEKATVHEIFDVMSELHERLTRRVIQLSEEKMKLGGWGGPPVEYCWVNMGSAARYEQVFGTDQDNAIIYADPESENALVTDYFERLAALIVDGLARCGFGRCDHGMMATSATCRRSVKAWTRLVREWRGTCGDEDTWLFLSLADCRPIWGNMALAESFRRELFEAFSVCLDNSDPDASEDAPGYQPPITFLGTFITESRGIHKNEMNLKKTAIIPVVNAVRLLSIKYGIFESSTLGRLKCLVEGGGLSPKDGELFQHSFETLIRIQIAENMKKMKQGRLPDNYIDPYSLKKMQRMALKDALVGVSRLLKRIGEEFDNIWVKQFI
- the rbr gene encoding rubrerythrin, whose translation is MKGFKGSQTEKNLLAAFAGESQARNRYTYFASAAKKEGYVQISDIFQETANQEKEHAKRFFKFLEGGEVEIVAAFPAGVVGSTLDNLTAAAAGERHEHEELYPGFAKIAREEGFDAIAMVLDAICVAEKQHEKRYVELAGNIKADRVFKREQSAVWRCRNCGYLHEGTEAPQMCPACAHPQAHFELLGENW